A genomic window from Sulfurospirillum multivorans DSM 12446 includes:
- a CDS encoding MotA/TolQ/ExbB proton channel family protein — protein sequence MQENMNETFQNLAALEAPKRNCALVYLKLILLPTVAYLYFLLGYLDILHFKVGIHSVVLIGFIYIVSLIFAKHNGEFGACTFRRYSKEFQTELHEYVSKNLMPIGGQMKSNASFENFIDTYAKGIRNDNYASVAASIFPTMGILGTFISIALTLPDFSSQSAGALENEISLLLSGVGTAFYVSIYGILLSLWWIFFEKRGLSRFDRDVAHVQEATASLFWTKEEIEQAYLQENLQNFERIGKMFERLSSNDFFERLGKSIETKFGLFDEMLTLEAMAVKRGAEHIKEGMEALSRSQDRQRDLAVIHEDILTKLSLFNESTTSLHVKLMHSNEAMLKTNEELLRTLKETQQSDTAANDEVESLKESLKIIDAETEEIIQKMDALK from the coding sequence ATGCAAGAAAATATGAACGAAACATTCCAAAATTTAGCCGCATTAGAGGCTCCAAAACGTAACTGCGCTTTGGTTTATTTGAAGCTTATTTTGCTTCCAACCGTGGCATATCTCTACTTTTTACTCGGTTATTTAGATATTTTACATTTTAAAGTGGGGATTCATAGCGTCGTGCTCATCGGGTTTATTTACATCGTTTCCCTTATTTTTGCCAAGCACAACGGCGAATTTGGTGCGTGTACATTTAGACGCTACTCCAAAGAGTTTCAAACAGAACTTCACGAATATGTCTCGAAGAATTTGATGCCTATTGGCGGACAAATGAAGTCCAACGCTTCGTTTGAAAATTTCATCGACACCTATGCCAAAGGCATTCGCAATGACAATTATGCCTCTGTTGCGGCAAGTATCTTTCCAACGATGGGTATTTTGGGAACGTTTATCTCGATCGCGTTAACACTTCCTGATTTTTCATCGCAAAGTGCGGGTGCGTTGGAAAATGAAATAAGCCTTCTTTTAAGCGGTGTGGGAACAGCGTTTTATGTCTCCATTTACGGTATTTTGCTCTCACTGTGGTGGATCTTTTTTGAAAAACGAGGACTCAGTCGTTTTGACCGCGATGTCGCACATGTTCAAGAGGCTACCGCTTCACTTTTTTGGACAAAAGAGGAGATTGAACAAGCCTACTTGCAAGAAAATCTTCAAAACTTTGAGCGCATCGGCAAGATGTTTGAACGCCTAAGCTCCAATGACTTTTTTGAACGCCTTGGCAAAAGTATCGAGACCAAATTTGGACTGTTCGATGAGATGCTAACCCTTGAAGCCATGGCGGTTAAGCGTGGCGCTGAACACATCAAAGAAGGGATGGAAGCACTTTCACGCTCGCAAGATAGGCAGCGCGATTTAGCCGTGATCCACGAAGACATCCTAACCAAACTAAGCCTCTTTAATGAGAGCACCACCTCTTTGCATGTAAAGCTGATGCACAGCAATGAAGCGATGCTCAAAACCAACGAAGAGCTTCTGCGCACACTCAAAGAAACCCAACAAAGTGACACCGCTGCAAATGATGAAGTTGAGTCGCTCAAAGAGAGCTTGAAGATCATCGATGCTGAAACCGAAGAGATCATCCAGAAAATGGATGCGTTAAAATAA
- a CDS encoding DMT family transporter yields MVALIALGLLSALFFSSTFVLNRLMSLEGGHWIWSASLRYAFMILFLLIVIRLFQGKKPLHALFKLFAEHWLFWTVAGSIGFGCFYALLCFSADYAPAWVIAATWQLTIIASLFVLMLFGRTFPKRIWIFSTIIVIGVGLINTSHITTFHFVEFAKGAFPVLIAAFCYPFGNQLVWESKHGHKLFPKIDSPLLENAFNKVFLLCLGSLPFWVVLVAFINPPMPSMGQVLNTSLVALLAGVVATTLFLLARHQAHKSSELAAVDATQASEVIFALLGEMLFLGAALPNAQAWAGMSLVFVGLGFFIYFQEKKSLVDD; encoded by the coding sequence ATGGTTGCTTTAATTGCTCTTGGTCTGCTCTCCGCGCTTTTTTTTAGCTCTACATTTGTGCTCAATCGTTTGATGAGTTTAGAAGGGGGGCATTGGATCTGGTCGGCGTCCTTGCGGTATGCTTTTATGATACTCTTTTTACTGATCGTGATTCGTCTCTTTCAGGGTAAAAAACCGCTTCACGCACTGTTCAAACTTTTTGCAGAACATTGGCTTTTTTGGACGGTTGCGGGGAGCATTGGGTTTGGCTGTTTTTACGCGCTTTTGTGCTTTAGTGCCGATTATGCCCCTGCATGGGTGATCGCCGCGACATGGCAGTTGACTATCATCGCATCCTTATTTGTTTTAATGCTTTTTGGTAGAACGTTTCCCAAACGTATTTGGATCTTTTCGACGATCATCGTCATCGGCGTTGGGCTGATCAACACCTCACATATCACAACGTTTCATTTTGTGGAGTTTGCCAAGGGTGCTTTTCCTGTGCTGATAGCCGCATTTTGTTATCCTTTTGGCAATCAACTCGTCTGGGAGTCAAAACACGGGCATAAACTTTTCCCCAAGATCGACTCACCCTTACTGGAAAATGCGTTTAACAAAGTCTTTTTGCTCTGCTTAGGCTCACTCCCATTTTGGGTTGTTTTAGTGGCATTTATCAATCCACCGATGCCTTCGATGGGGCAAGTGCTTAACACCTCGTTGGTCGCACTGCTCGCAGGAGTGGTGGCAACCACGCTCTTTTTATTGGCACGACATCAGGCACACAAGTCCAGCGAACTCGCCGCTGTGGATGCGACTCAAGCAAGTGAAGTGATCTTTGCGCTCTTAGGGGAGATGCTCTTCTTAGGCGCCGCACTGCCCAACGCGCAAGCGTGGGCTGGGATGAGTTTGGTGTTTGTCGGGCTTGGATTTTTTATCTATTTTCAAGAAAAAAAGAGTCTTGTTGATGATTGA
- a CDS encoding FecR family protein, whose protein sequence is MKKSFAVGMWFFVTPLLLLASPSVALVKSLHGEVLVTHADHTTVPLKQGDRIFEKDSIKTASNSTIGLVFEDNTLISIGSNAEFLVDEYLFEPENKNVKFKSNLFKGIMACKTGLIPKINPDAMEIKAKTATIGIRGTYFVAEAKE, encoded by the coding sequence ATGAAAAAATCTTTTGCAGTGGGTATGTGGTTCTTTGTAACGCCTCTTTTACTCTTAGCTTCGCCCTCTGTGGCGCTGGTCAAATCGCTTCACGGTGAGGTCTTGGTAACCCATGCTGACCATACAACGGTGCCCTTGAAACAAGGCGATAGAATCTTTGAGAAAGACTCCATTAAAACAGCTTCCAACAGTACCATTGGTCTTGTTTTTGAAGACAATACCTTGATCTCGATCGGTTCAAATGCTGAATTTTTGGTCGATGAGTATCTTTTTGAGCCTGAAAATAAAAACGTTAAATTTAAAAGCAATCTGTTTAAAGGGATTATGGCGTGCAAAACGGGGCTCATTCCTAAGATCAATCCTGACGCGATGGAGATCAAAGCAAAAACGGCGACCATTGGTATTAGAGGAACCTATTTTGTAGCGGAGGCAAAAGAATGA
- a CDS encoding alpha/beta fold hydrolase has protein sequence MAITDYFQGFERKMINVGDDIQINTLIGGSGEEVILLLHGHPESYLIWRDIAPTLAQKYTVVATDLRGYGDSSKPKGLSDHSNYSKRVMAQDQVTVMQTLGFSKFHIVGHDRGARVCHRLMLDHPEKVLTCTMMDILPTLDMYEQTNCEFATKYWHWFFYIQAYDFPERFLGADPEYFIRNNLLKKATPETQKNFPEEVLQEYIRHYSNPETVHGISEDYRASASIDLEHDTRDRPFTIQTPLLVLWGANGVVGNIWNVLEGWQKYASDVQGFGVKECGHFVPEEKPQVVLEALLQFLEAKKPKG, from the coding sequence ATGGCAATTACGGATTATTTCCAAGGATTTGAGCGAAAAATGATCAACGTGGGTGATGATATACAGATCAACACTCTCATCGGAGGCAGTGGCGAAGAGGTTATTTTACTGCTTCATGGGCATCCTGAGAGTTACCTCATTTGGCGCGACATCGCCCCTACCCTTGCGCAAAAGTACACCGTTGTTGCCACCGATCTTAGAGGCTACGGCGATAGCTCCAAACCCAAAGGTTTGAGTGATCACTCCAACTACTCCAAACGGGTGATGGCGCAAGACCAAGTCACCGTGATGCAAACGCTAGGTTTTTCCAAGTTCCACATCGTTGGACACGATCGTGGTGCGCGCGTTTGCCACCGTTTGATGCTCGACCACCCTGAAAAAGTGCTCACCTGTACAATGATGGATATTCTCCCAACCTTAGATATGTACGAGCAAACCAACTGCGAGTTTGCGACCAAATACTGGCACTGGTTTTTCTACATCCAAGCCTACGACTTTCCTGAGCGCTTTTTAGGAGCTGATCCTGAGTATTTTATCCGCAACAATCTGCTTAAAAAAGCGACTCCCGAAACGCAAAAAAACTTCCCCGAAGAGGTGTTACAAGAGTATATTCGTCACTACTCCAATCCTGAAACCGTACATGGCATCAGCGAAGATTACAGAGCATCCGCAAGCATTGACTTGGAACATGACACACGCGACCGGCCGTTCACCATCCAAACGCCCCTCCTCGTTCTTTGGGGAGCCAATGGTGTTGTGGGAAACATCTGGAATGTGCTGGAAGGCTGGCAAAAATACGCCTCTGATGTACAAGGTTTTGGGGTAAAAGAGTGTGGGCATTTTGTACCTGAAGAGAAGCCTCAGGTTGTTTTGGAAGCGTTATTGCAGTTTTTGGAAGCAAAAAAACCTAAAGGCTAA
- a CDS encoding Crp/Fnr family transcriptional regulator — protein sequence MENEARFWEQFYEALNHYAPINRDEFALLKPYLKLRVVKKGEVLQDAYSPADAIYFICEGLLRTYYLGENGALYTKNLFHENYFSASVVSLLTGENSYLCIEALEPSVVMEINYLGYKTLIESHASYKNFYLRYLEKNWIIEKERNEISLIVDNATTRYQKFLDKHPEIEKRASQHHIASHLGITPTQLSRIRKSLNIGK from the coding sequence ATGGAAAATGAAGCGAGATTTTGGGAGCAATTTTACGAAGCATTGAACCATTATGCACCCATAAATCGTGATGAATTTGCACTTTTAAAACCTTACTTAAAGCTAAGAGTTGTCAAAAAAGGCGAAGTACTTCAAGATGCCTATTCACCTGCTGACGCGATCTATTTTATCTGTGAAGGGCTACTTCGGACTTATTATTTGGGTGAAAATGGTGCGCTTTACACCAAAAATCTTTTTCATGAAAACTACTTCTCCGCTTCGGTTGTTTCACTGCTTACGGGGGAAAACTCGTACCTTTGCATCGAAGCGCTTGAGCCAAGTGTAGTTATGGAGATCAACTATCTAGGGTATAAAACACTCATCGAATCCCATGCATCGTATAAAAATTTCTACCTTCGTTACCTTGAGAAAAACTGGATCATCGAAAAAGAGAGAAATGAGATCTCACTTATTGTCGATAATGCCACCACGCGCTACCAAAAATTTTTAGACAAACACCCAGAGATCGAAAAAAGAGCTTCGCAACACCACATCGCAAGCCATCTTGGCATTACGCCCACGCAACTAAGCCGCATTCGCAAAAGTCTCAACATAGGTAAATGA
- a CDS encoding PhzF family phenazine biosynthesis protein, with protein sequence MTSSQLPIYIIDAFTKELFKGNQAAVVPLEHWLSESMMQSIASENNLSETAFFVKNPEGVFEIRWFSPLKEIDFCGHATLASAYVIFNHLGEKGILSFWAKAVDTIEVHEREKGLIEMSFPNRAPERVTESPEALRTGLSIAPLEFYKNQQAYFAVYVSEDDVKNVVPNLEKLTTLAPLDVVVTAPSKEYDFVSRYFWPANGGVEDPVTGSIHAGLAPFWAKRLGKQSLVALQASKRSGVLYCHVSEERVFISGACVEYLKGTIGIRA encoded by the coding sequence ATGACCTCCTCCCAACTCCCCATCTACATCATAGATGCCTTCACCAAAGAACTTTTCAAAGGCAATCAAGCCGCGGTTGTGCCACTTGAGCATTGGTTATCCGAATCCATGATGCAAAGCATCGCCTCTGAAAACAACCTCTCTGAGACGGCATTTTTTGTTAAAAATCCTGAGGGTGTTTTTGAGATTCGTTGGTTTTCACCTCTCAAAGAGATCGACTTTTGTGGGCATGCAACGTTGGCGAGTGCGTATGTGATTTTTAACCATCTTGGCGAAAAAGGCATCCTTTCATTTTGGGCGAAAGCGGTGGATACCATCGAAGTTCATGAGCGCGAAAAGGGGCTGATCGAGATGAGTTTTCCCAACCGTGCACCTGAGCGTGTGACCGAGAGTCCAGAAGCTTTAAGAACGGGGCTTTCCATTGCACCTCTTGAATTTTACAAGAACCAACAAGCCTATTTTGCAGTTTACGTGAGTGAGGATGACGTCAAAAATGTTGTGCCTAATCTTGAAAAACTGACAACACTTGCACCCCTTGATGTCGTGGTAACAGCTCCAAGTAAAGAGTACGACTTTGTATCACGCTACTTTTGGCCTGCCAATGGTGGCGTGGAAGATCCTGTTACGGGTTCGATTCATGCGGGACTTGCGCCGTTTTGGGCGAAGCGTTTGGGTAAGCAAAGCTTGGTTGCCTTGCAGGCATCGAAGCGCTCAGGTGTGCTTTATTGTCATGTGAGTGAAGAGCGTGTTTTTATTTCGGGTGCGTGTGTCGAGTATTTGAAAGGGACGATTGGGATTCGTGCTTAA
- a CDS encoding GGDEF domain-containing protein — protein sequence MLSLAKNMQHFVDLIVEKSPSLDEEELSRLNHYIWIAFLMIPVSLFACVYNAYSANYILAFLIMLFASYTIGSLFLISKIKKTYLLYHGANFLYAILMLYVVSHLDSENSRILWTYIYPISVIFLFGNRLGFLYSYLFLGMITGLFLFVPQIHTVYSIPFQIRFAITYMIVAFISSWVEYHRARYQKESLQTHYALFLEQALLKEEIERRRVLEKELQHLAQTDTLTSLYNRGYFLELAEKELQRAMRYDASLCFAVMDIDNFKRINDTLGHPVGDTVLQALAQHCKQSLRETDLIARLGGEEFAFVLLHVNEEHARAKMEKLKDELSQLSVPYDGGLTLNFTVSIGLAMLSERIKRLDELYIQADEKLYLAKNEGRNCVR from the coding sequence ATGCTTTCACTGGCTAAAAACATGCAGCATTTTGTGGATCTTATTGTTGAGAAATCTCCCTCGCTAGATGAGGAGGAGCTCTCACGGCTCAACCATTACATATGGATTGCGTTTTTGATGATTCCTGTTTCTCTTTTTGCCTGTGTTTACAATGCGTATAGTGCCAATTATATATTGGCTTTTTTGATCATGCTTTTTGCCTCTTACACGATCGGCTCGCTTTTTCTTATCTCTAAAATTAAAAAAACGTACCTACTGTACCACGGAGCCAATTTTCTGTATGCGATTCTCATGCTTTACGTTGTTTCGCATCTTGATAGTGAAAATTCCCGCATCCTTTGGACCTATATTTATCCTATTAGTGTTATCTTTTTATTTGGAAATCGTCTGGGCTTTTTGTACAGTTATCTCTTTTTGGGCATGATCACCGGGCTTTTTCTGTTTGTTCCACAGATTCACACCGTCTATAGCATTCCGTTTCAAATTCGTTTTGCCATTACGTATATGATCGTTGCGTTTATCAGCAGTTGGGTGGAGTACCACCGTGCACGGTATCAAAAAGAGTCTTTGCAGACGCATTACGCTCTTTTTTTAGAGCAAGCACTGCTCAAAGAGGAGATCGAGCGACGTCGTGTGCTTGAAAAAGAGCTTCAACACCTAGCCCAAACTGACACACTTACTTCGCTGTACAACCGTGGCTATTTCTTGGAATTGGCAGAAAAAGAGCTTCAGCGTGCGATGCGTTATGACGCTTCGCTCTGTTTTGCAGTCATGGATATTGATAATTTTAAACGCATCAATGACACACTGGGTCATCCTGTGGGAGATACCGTGCTTCAAGCGTTAGCGCAGCATTGTAAACAGAGTTTGCGCGAGACGGACTTGATCGCACGTTTGGGTGGTGAAGAGTTTGCGTTTGTACTCTTACATGTAAACGAAGAACACGCTAGAGCGAAGATGGAAAAACTCAAAGACGAGCTGAGTCAACTGAGTGTTCCCTACGATGGAGGGCTTACTCTCAACTTTACCGTCAGCATTGGATTAGCAATGCTAAGCGAGCGCATTAAAAGGCTCGATGAGCTCTACATCCAAGCCGATGAAAAGCTTTACCTTGCTAAAAATGAGGGGCGTAACTGTGTTCGTTAA
- a CDS encoding GNAT family N-acetyltransferase — MSETTIRVESMQPKHSQSLIELLIYTFRNHFKQCQNLSDEQLTHLFGKRLESASNEASTHRIIALEDDKVVGTLCLKWKPESEQAKAKNVLFSKEMVQVLGKWECVKLAISLHFLKHEPALYECYIADISVHPEHQEQGIEPLLIQWACDFAKKDTKFDLITLYLMDKSKDTARFFEKFFFRTCLQKKSFARSVLFDDYQWNYMTLPLK; from the coding sequence ATGTCTGAAACGACCATCCGCGTTGAATCCATGCAACCCAAACACTCCCAATCGTTGATCGAACTGCTCATTTACACCTTTCGAAATCACTTTAAACAGTGCCAAAATTTAAGCGATGAACAGTTAACCCATCTGTTTGGAAAACGTTTAGAATCTGCGTCCAACGAGGCATCAACGCACCGAATCATTGCATTGGAAGACGACAAAGTCGTCGGAACATTGTGTCTAAAATGGAAGCCTGAATCGGAACAGGCGAAAGCTAAAAACGTACTTTTTTCAAAAGAGATGGTGCAGGTATTGGGCAAATGGGAATGTGTCAAATTAGCGATCTCGTTGCATTTTCTAAAACACGAGCCTGCGCTTTATGAGTGCTACATCGCCGATATTTCGGTGCATCCTGAGCATCAAGAACAAGGCATTGAGCCTCTTCTCATCCAATGGGCGTGTGATTTTGCAAAAAAAGATACAAAATTTGATCTTATAACGTTATATTTAATGGACAAAAGCAAAGACACCGCACGCTTTTTCGAGAAGTTTTTCTTTAGAACCTGCCTCCAAAAAAAAAGCTTTGCACGGTCTGTTTTATTTGACGATTATCAATGGAATTATATGACTTTGCCTTTGAAGTAA
- a CDS encoding CHAD domain-containing protein, whose protein sequence is MSSKKDFLERHSIKQLLKTTLHHNLENITTHLKAFLHTKDPESLHQYRVYIRTARSICLEFSDFMDEKRHELLDKTLKILQQETNEMRDLDVFLEALEGYKQSVDEAYWGDFEQLRAKLLAEKEVVYRHFEEKFTPKLQAKIFDELAALHSDEKLCLAKSEEKLFKHIKEIIENRLKKIAKASKKLNIDSSNERFHKLRLHYKKLRYTCDALSLKQFAKSFKPIQTAFGKVQDKNTQIERIKRYNSANSTALQQIIDLLEEEIVRDKQDCIEKSSKEALQTMHEKFEKIFTCKAC, encoded by the coding sequence ATGTCTTCCAAAAAAGATTTTTTAGAACGTCATAGCATCAAGCAGTTGCTTAAAACCACCCTACACCACAATCTTGAAAATATCACAACGCATTTAAAAGCGTTTTTGCACACCAAAGATCCTGAAAGCTTGCACCAGTACCGTGTTTACATTCGCACGGCGCGCTCCATCTGCTTGGAATTTAGCGATTTTATGGATGAAAAACGCCACGAATTACTCGACAAAACCCTCAAAATCCTCCAACAAGAGACCAACGAGATGCGCGATCTGGATGTCTTTTTAGAGGCACTTGAAGGGTACAAACAAAGCGTTGATGAAGCGTATTGGGGTGATTTTGAGCAACTGAGAGCGAAGCTTTTGGCGGAAAAAGAGGTGGTGTACCGACATTTTGAAGAAAAATTTACCCCCAAACTGCAAGCTAAAATTTTTGATGAACTTGCCGCACTGCACAGCGATGAGAAGCTCTGCCTTGCCAAATCCGAAGAAAAACTTTTCAAGCACATCAAAGAAATCATCGAAAATCGCCTCAAAAAGATCGCTAAAGCCTCCAAAAAACTCAACATAGACTCTTCCAATGAACGGTTTCACAAACTCAGACTTCACTACAAAAAACTTCGCTACACCTGCGATGCATTATCACTCAAACAGTTTGCTAAAAGTTTTAAACCGATTCAAACCGCTTTTGGCAAAGTACAAGATAAAAACACTCAAATCGAGCGCATCAAACGCTATAATAGCGCCAACAGTACAGCGCTGCAACAGATCATCGACCTTTTAGAAGAAGAGATCGTACGCGATAAGCAGGACTGCATCGAAAAATCCAGTAAGGAAGCCCTTCAAACCATGCACGAAAAATTTGAAAAAATCTTTACATGTAAAGCGTGCTAA
- a CDS encoding M48 metallopeptidase family protein, whose protein sequence is MPDLTYIAHYPEHLIEQIRRLITEEKLGKYLLSKYPTTHNLTSDKALYTYTMELKSTHLRKSEPITKVLYDGKINDINDALGLHRITIKNHGGRLRSKSEIRVATLFKSSPEPFLKMICVHELAHLKEREHNKAFYALCENMEPNYHQLEFDVRLYLTHLDLFGKLY, encoded by the coding sequence GTGCCAGATTTAACCTACATCGCCCATTACCCTGAACATCTGATAGAACAAATTCGCCGTCTTATCACCGAAGAAAAACTGGGAAAATATCTGCTCTCCAAGTACCCAACCACGCACAATCTCACCAGCGATAAAGCCCTTTATACGTATACGATGGAGCTTAAAAGTACGCATCTGCGCAAAAGTGAGCCGATCACGAAAGTGCTGTATGATGGCAAAATTAACGACATCAACGATGCGCTAGGCTTGCATCGCATCACAATCAAAAACCACGGCGGACGCCTACGCAGTAAAAGTGAAATCAGGGTCGCAACACTCTTTAAAAGCTCACCCGAGCCTTTTTTAAAAATGATTTGCGTACACGAACTCGCCCATCTCAAAGAGCGAGAACACAACAAAGCCTTTTACGCCTTGTGCGAAAATATGGAGCCAAACTACCACCAATTGGAGTTTGATGTCAGGCTCTACCTCACGCATTTGGATCTGTTTGGGAAGTTGTATTAG
- a CDS encoding DMT family transporter, with the protein MSNAFKAHLMVLLATFLVAGSFIISKKLAGVIHPISLNLLRFLIAACVLAPFVLLDAKRRARIFNTLGRALIISFFYTFYFILFFQALEYTTALSTGTLYTLLPLITAILCIFFFKERISQTQLLIYVCGIIGTLIVVFKGDINLLLHFSLGRGELIFLGAILCMSAYAICMKVLHKKEDDMLVLVLMTLVGGSFWMLGAKVVFDVPLQWETLDLTALKYLLYLAIIATFVTAYLYQKSTVLIGPKKVMAYIYLNPASIALLLYIFEGRTLSIEVCVGIAISTIATFLLLK; encoded by the coding sequence ATGTCAAACGCATTTAAAGCGCATCTTATGGTGCTTCTCGCCACGTTTTTGGTCGCAGGTTCTTTCATCATCTCTAAAAAACTCGCTGGCGTTATTCATCCCATTTCGCTTAATCTTCTGCGCTTTCTGATCGCCGCTTGCGTCTTAGCGCCATTTGTTCTTTTGGATGCTAAAAGACGCGCACGCATCTTCAATACGCTTGGAAGAGCCCTTATTATTAGCTTTTTTTACACATTTTATTTCATCCTTTTTTTCCAAGCATTGGAATATACAACAGCGCTCAGCACAGGCACACTTTACACGCTTTTACCCCTTATAACCGCTATTTTATGCATCTTTTTTTTCAAAGAACGCATCAGCCAAACGCAACTGCTCATTTATGTGTGTGGCATCATCGGAACACTGATTGTCGTCTTTAAAGGTGACATCAATCTTTTACTGCACTTTTCACTCGGACGTGGCGAGCTTATCTTTTTAGGTGCCATTCTTTGCATGTCCGCTTATGCGATTTGCATGAAAGTTTTGCACAAAAAAGAGGACGATATGCTCGTGCTTGTTTTGATGACGTTAGTGGGCGGATCGTTTTGGATGTTGGGGGCGAAAGTAGTGTTTGACGTTCCTTTACAATGGGAAACGCTTGATCTAACTGCACTGAAATACTTGCTCTATCTTGCAATCATCGCGACCTTTGTCACTGCGTATTTGTACCAAAAAAGTACGGTGCTTATCGGTCCAAAAAAGGTGATGGCATACATCTATCTCAATCCCGCAAGCATCGCGTTATTGCTGTATATTTTTGAAGGGAGAACGCTCTCGATCGAAGTGTGCGTCGGCATAGCCATCTCTACCATCGCAACCTTTTTGTTGCTAAAATGA
- a CDS encoding OmpA family protein: MRRLTLLGLCLGVVLLSGCASKDVQITLLPEDEGKVGVISVADRKGDTHTINKAYEALDISQKGEIASKLETEESVKLKYAEVLNALPQKPQSYLFFFSFDSAVLETKQLEELKVLARLIRENSIVEIISIGHSDSAGDKEYNKTLSLLRAKNVADKLAVYGVPKSLLQLQYYGDANPLDPTTNTKPNAKNRRVELILK, encoded by the coding sequence ATGAGACGCTTAACGCTTTTAGGACTCTGTTTGGGAGTCGTTTTATTGTCAGGCTGTGCTTCAAAAGATGTTCAAATAACCCTGTTACCTGAGGATGAGGGCAAAGTAGGTGTCATCTCCGTTGCGGATCGTAAAGGCGACACACATACGATAAACAAAGCCTATGAAGCCTTAGATATTTCTCAAAAAGGTGAGATTGCATCCAAGCTTGAAACCGAAGAGAGTGTGAAACTAAAGTATGCGGAGGTGTTAAATGCCTTACCGCAAAAACCTCAAAGCTACCTCTTCTTTTTTAGTTTTGACAGTGCTGTTTTAGAGACAAAACAGCTTGAAGAGTTGAAGGTGCTGGCTCGATTGATTCGCGAAAATAGCATCGTCGAAATCATCAGTATCGGTCATAGCGATAGCGCAGGCGATAAAGAGTATAACAAAACGCTTTCACTCTTACGCGCTAAAAATGTTGCCGATAAACTAGCAGTTTATGGCGTGCCTAAGTCACTGTTGCAATTGCAGTATTATGGCGATGCCAATCCTTTGGACCCGACCACCAACACTAAACCAAATGCGAAAAACAGAAGAGTAGAGCTTATTTTAAAGTAG